From the genome of Tachypleus tridentatus isolate NWPU-2018 chromosome 6, ASM421037v1, whole genome shotgun sequence:
agagcagaacttgatactgctctcccatttccttgcacagctccctgaatatgcgcgaattcacatccctggacttgatgaaattgacgattttcaacacatcttcaaacactaatttcagattacCAGGCAGGCTTTTTGATCCAAGAGAGTACCGATGAATGATGGAATGATCTACAGAAATTTCTGGATTCACAGCTTGTATGAGGCCCCGTAATTCACGATTACGACCCATCATCGACGGTGCTCCATCGACGGAGacctagattaaaaaagaaaaactattatagattgcgtcagttagtcattcttacttatcttttgcgttataattatatggttttaatttaatttaatttattttggtactttagtatttcagtacgacaggcacgatacttttttgtgaattatgtataaaatattagctacactacagctacttgtacaataaataaaactatatgactatatgccatgtaattcattgtatttatactaatctagactttatataaacatctctctctacctgttgaacgctgttccaatccaatccattcgtggtaaagaaactgttgatgatattgaagatatcttctcccttcgtggttgtcagcagatcttcgcataataggaactcttctttgatcttgtcctGGCGGACGTAACGAACGAACCCAAGAAGAACAGCACAACTGGCTACGTCACACGATTCATCAAATTTCAAGGAGAATTTGCTATATGAGCTTTCCTTGATCTCTGTTgtaacttgggacagaatatctgatgccatgtcatcgactcgtcggcggattgtgttgtttgatagagaTATGACACTCAGTTTCTTCGCTTGATCCTCCCCACATACCTTGCTTACCATCTCGTATGCACAAGGCATAATCAGAttctctgtttatttttgttgttcggcaactttatatgcaacaaagtaCGATGCTTCGACCGCAGCTTGAAGCTTTCGGGCTTGAATTCCAGATGAACCGAACTGGATATTCTTCAGTGCTACAGCCCGGCGCTGAAAATGAGCCTGatcctcattttgaagattttgatggcacttctggaggtgagctgagagttttgatggcttgaggctttcatttgtcaacactttgtgacatactacacattgtggccgatcctctccaccagaaggtaaattcacaaaaccatagcgaagaaaggcgtcagagtaggtgcgatttttagacattttattgtttaatctgcagaaaaataaaaataaaaaactgcataaaaaagtgtgaacaatgtgaacttattatttattttttcatggcattctagatagcattaaaagagcttattcaggataggaatgatgtaatagtaggtaaatactaactatactgcaCAGGGCAGTACACATACATACCAGGTTTTGTCTACCTCGGCTGATGCTCACATAGAAACTGACAGTGTGAAATAGAGGCAACCTCAAGCAGTGAGTGACGCGTACTGGACACGTCGATGAGTCATCAGGGTTACTGAGTGACTTGTGTTCTGAagcatacttgtcaaaatacttttaggttaccacacacttagatacatattttttcttttctactactgtatattagttttttgatgtttattgttatttggtttaactttattacatacttaaaataggtttaatttacaactttacatactaagactaagttaacattaatcctaataccagctacctcaatgttttcttgattttcagaattttaactttttttctgtcacccctccattacccccgataaattgttaaattaccccCAAGGGGTTATTTACacccagtttgggaaccactgctctagccttttcgtgaaacaaatattgttgattcctagtctcaagaatcttctacaaatttagataataggcgggacttgcgcaatacacatttaacaatacatatCACATGCAAAgaagaaaactatactgaaataaacgtaggcactaaaataaatgtacaacagcaAATATGTAACACCTTGTAGAGAATTAAAATTTGAGTTAGACAATTTTAAACtaagatattacatatatattacaatcatgtcttattttacttaactcttcGTGTTAATATtctcttcaaatatatatatacattaagaACAATCTATTAAACACAATACAttgtcaaaaattataaaatttcaaacatcATGACAATGTATAACACAATTAATACGAATAACCTTACggtaataaaattacatagcacatgaaagtgtttaaacataaatgttgttttttggaTAAACGTGTTCAATGATCATACACTGAGGTGTTCTTCGATAGTTGTGATTGGTTTTAAAGGATTACCAATACTTTTCGTATTAGGTTTTCTAGCCATTGacatatatgacaaaattttacAGAACTGGGAAACATCTTTCTTAATTTTTTGGTCAAAAGAAAGGTCTCATAATTATGTCATATATCTTGTTCACACCTAAAGAGTAggcgggacttgcacaatacacatccaacaatacaagctacatgcaaaaaagaaaactgtgtgtatgcGACTCCGCAGACAtattgtgccactgggaggcgcgcttacctgataaaattaatgaaaaaaaaaaatcaacattaaatttttcttcaacaaccgttaaaaaaaattatacacacacacctagaccatcaacaaacaagcaataataaattcaaagaaaaaataaattacgtaaccttacactgctgcataccatgttCCCGATATCAGTGAAAAATTAAACAGCATTTGGagaaaaaaaacttacaacaaaacataacatttcagtaaacattaaatttattcaaaaaccaggtacaaaactaaaattcataGTGTGTATAAACTACATTGATAAACATaatactaacattatttataaaatacaatgcaacaactttTATATCGGAGAAACTAGCAGAAGAATGGAAACCAAaatcaaagaacacaaaaaaaacacctttgtacgtttttgaacactgcaaatcaaataagcacaatatAAATATAGAAGACGCCaacatactaagtagggaaacaaatataaacgaacgcaaaatcaaagaagccgtAGTTCAAAAAGAACTCCAACCAACATTGAACCAATAtgaaggaacacatttataccaaTATGAATTAATTAGCCTAACATCTAACTCTGCAACGCTctctacaatctcgtacccgttcACACTCTCATTTCTAAGACATAGGCTCAACAACGGTcagttacaaactttctttgttaagctggagataacctaagaaggtcgaaacgttgttgtgtactttattttaattaaagttttaatgccgtctaaaaatacaatttaaacatcaCATGTTCACGCCTAGTCTTCCTTTGCACTACTAACGTATGAAAATTTATATTCGTGACAACCATCCGATGATGCGAGTCCATGTGTAGTAGAAACATTCTTGGTACTGAAAACTCATATTAAGcctgtattttaaactattttcagcTTTAATGTAAGGTAATATagcatatatattatttgtaaacgCCACACTTCCCtagataaaacattatatgtccTGAAACAAGTTATGTGTTCTTGAATGAAGgagttaataaaaaacaaaccacgGTGTAAGTTAAACTACGTTAAGCTTGAAATGGGTATGTGTATATTTAATCTCTTTTGAGGTTATATATTATAAAGATATGTATTCCTGAAATGCGAAAAAGAAATAAGACGTGTGTATGTATAAAGAAAGAGATATGAGCGCAAAATAAATTGAGGCAACCTAGTTTATGAAACATATTTCAGCGTAGAATACTGAACAAGTGAGATACAATTTGGAATGAACATTCTGTGTACATAAGATCGGTTGTACAGAGATGGAAGCAAGTATATACAGAAGACACAAAATAATATacttgaaattcataaaaaaacaacacgagTGAGTTTTAAGAGTAGCTAATCAGTggtaataaaatttcttttaacatCATTTATTTGTCTTGAGCCAAGGATAGATACTGCGGTTTCTGCGAGTTTAGTTCTATTTTACGTCAAGGGAGTTAATTCGTACTTGagataaatagataaattaaGGAAATAAAGacaatcaaatattttaagtagAGTTATTGTAAATGATTAGGTGGCTTCGTGACATTGCACGTACTTTTTGTCAGATGCATGCACTAATTCTTATATTTGAATGGTCCATTattcaatatgtgtgtgtgtgtgtgtattacaatGTAAAGCCACCTACGAGAAAGCGAAGAGCCGAAAGTTCACTAATAAGTTTCTTACCCCTGAAAAGACTAATTTCGTAAGTAACCCTAAATGACGAATAGTTTCATTATGTATTgcgtaaaataaaaagtaatgacaaatttatttaaaattagtctATACAGACACACATTCACCAAAAACGGAGGTAGTAAACTTAATGTGTCCGGCTTTGCGAAAGAAACATGAATAGAAATGTATTACTCTAAATTTAGCTAATATTATACTTTTTACTCCTCATTAGCAActgataatatatgttttatttatggtttatatttt
Proteins encoded in this window:
- the LOC143253161 gene encoding protein FAM200B-like isoform X1; translation: MLSVFSKWKPLTTSIIKVMDAVNRESLGYAALRLNNKMSKNRTYSDAFLRYGFVNLPSGGEDRPQCVVCHKVLTNESLKPSKLSAHLQKCHQNLQNEDQAHFQRRAVALKNIQFGSSGIQARKLQAAVEASYFVAYKVAEQQK
- the LOC143253161 gene encoding protein FAM200B-like isoform X2 translates to MLSVFSKWKPLTTSIIKVILNNKMSKNRTYSDAFLRYGFVNLPSGGEDRPQCVVCHKVLTNESLKPSKLSAHLQKCHQNLQNEDQAHFQRRAVALKNIQFGSSGIQARKLQAAVEASYFVAYKVAEQQK